The following proteins come from a genomic window of Myroides odoratus DSM 2801:
- the infB gene encoding translation initiation factor IF-2 encodes MSEERAIRINKVLRELNISLDRAVDFLKGKGYEIDATPNAKISQEEFNVLNKQFSADRGKKEASIEVSEEKRKEKEALKVERERELEEKRKQEEQARIKKEQEIIRAKAEEQVAIKTVGQIDLEPKKTLESSSAVSEKVVEKEEKKAEPVKSEEPVAKESVAQEKVEEKVEAAPVAKVDVDSKTDSAKNTTKKVEAKKVANKESKVKDKPVEEKQHKESAKIANEETKVVEDDKVDAKLGDEIIKTNYQKLSGTTFTGQTIDLSQFDKPKKKKEEKKDDKKGNAAGRNKRKRIAKPANAEGAGANQNNAGGTANKPGGNANRPGGNNNRPGGNNANKPGGNNGKFNKNNNNNRRNAPVVKAEPTEEEVKNQIKETLERLQGKGNRSKAAKYRRDKRDVHRKKSDEEQRALEAGNKVLKVTEFVTVGEVATMMDVPITKVIGTCMSLGIMVTMNQRLDAETLTIVADEFGYEVDFTTADLEEAIEETPDRPEDLKPRAPIVTVMGHVDHGKTSLLDYVRKANVIAGESGGITQHIGAYGVTLENGQQITFLDTPGHEAFTAMRARGAQVTDIVIIVIAADDDIMPQTKEAISHAQAAGVPIIFAINKVDKPTANPEKIKEKLASMNLLVEEWGGTYQSQDISAKQGIGMKELLEKVLLEAEMLELKANPDKLASGTVVEAYLDKGRGYVSTVLVQAGTLRVGDYLLAGCNHGKVRAMHDERGNAVQEAGPSRPISVLGLDGAPGAGDKFNVFEEEKEAKQIAAKRTQLLREQSVRAQRHITLAEIGRRIALGDFKELNIILKGDVDGSVEALSDSFSKLSTEEIQINIIHKGVGAITESDVLLASASDAIIIGFNVRPMASAKVLADKEEIDIRNYSIIYDAIDDLKDAMEGMLSPELKEEVTGTAEIRELFKISKVGTIAGCMVIDGKIFRNSKIRLIREGVVIYTGELTALKRFKDDVKEVSKGYDCGIQIKNYNDIKEYDTIEAFQEVEVKKKLK; translated from the coding sequence ATGTCTGAAGAAAGAGCAATAAGAATAAATAAAGTTTTAAGGGAATTAAATATTTCTCTAGATAGAGCCGTGGACTTTTTGAAAGGCAAAGGGTATGAAATTGATGCAACACCAAATGCAAAGATCTCCCAAGAAGAATTTAACGTTCTGAATAAACAGTTTTCTGCTGATAGAGGGAAAAAGGAAGCTTCTATTGAAGTGAGTGAAGAGAAAAGAAAAGAAAAGGAAGCGCTTAAAGTTGAGCGTGAACGTGAATTAGAAGAAAAGAGAAAACAAGAAGAACAAGCTCGTATCAAGAAAGAACAAGAAATCATTAGAGCCAAAGCAGAAGAGCAAGTTGCTATCAAAACTGTGGGTCAAATTGATCTTGAACCTAAAAAAACTTTAGAATCTTCTTCAGCTGTATCTGAAAAAGTGGTTGAGAAAGAAGAAAAGAAAGCTGAGCCTGTAAAGAGTGAAGAACCAGTTGCGAAAGAAAGCGTTGCACAAGAAAAAGTAGAGGAGAAAGTTGAGGCTGCTCCTGTTGCTAAGGTTGATGTCGATTCAAAAACTGATTCAGCAAAAAATACGACAAAAAAAGTTGAAGCGAAGAAAGTAGCGAATAAAGAATCAAAAGTAAAAGACAAACCTGTGGAAGAAAAGCAACATAAGGAGTCTGCTAAAATAGCAAACGAAGAAACTAAAGTAGTTGAAGACGATAAAGTTGATGCGAAGTTAGGTGATGAAATCATCAAAACGAATTATCAAAAACTTTCAGGGACTACTTTTACAGGGCAAACGATCGATTTGTCTCAGTTTGACAAGCCTAAGAAGAAGAAGGAGGAGAAGAAAGACGACAAAAAGGGCAATGCTGCTGGGCGTAATAAAAGAAAACGTATTGCAAAACCTGCCAATGCAGAAGGCGCTGGTGCAAACCAAAATAACGCAGGAGGAACTGCTAATAAACCAGGTGGAAACGCAAATAGACCAGGTGGGAATAACAACCGCCCAGGAGGAAATAATGCGAATAAACCAGGTGGAAACAATGGTAAGTTCAATAAAAATAACAACAACAACCGTAGAAATGCTCCAGTTGTAAAAGCTGAGCCAACGGAAGAAGAAGTTAAAAACCAAATTAAAGAAACGCTTGAGCGTTTACAAGGTAAAGGAAACAGATCGAAAGCAGCGAAATACCGTCGTGATAAACGTGATGTTCACCGTAAAAAATCAGATGAGGAACAAAGAGCATTAGAAGCAGGAAACAAAGTACTGAAAGTAACAGAATTCGTTACTGTAGGTGAAGTTGCTACCATGATGGATGTGCCTATTACAAAGGTAATCGGAACATGTATGTCTTTGGGAATCATGGTTACCATGAACCAACGTTTGGATGCTGAAACATTGACAATTGTTGCTGATGAATTTGGTTATGAAGTTGACTTTACAACTGCTGATTTAGAAGAAGCAATTGAAGAGACTCCAGATAGACCAGAAGATTTAAAACCTCGTGCACCAATCGTGACTGTAATGGGACACGTGGATCACGGTAAAACATCTTTACTGGATTACGTGCGTAAAGCGAACGTAATTGCAGGAGAGTCTGGAGGTATTACACAACACATCGGAGCATATGGAGTAACGTTAGAGAATGGTCAACAAATTACCTTCTTAGATACACCAGGTCACGAGGCGTTTACCGCAATGCGTGCACGTGGAGCTCAAGTTACCGATATTGTAATTATTGTAATTGCAGCAGATGATGACATCATGCCACAAACAAAAGAGGCGATTAGTCACGCACAAGCTGCTGGAGTACCTATTATTTTTGCAATCAATAAAGTGGATAAGCCAACGGCTAACCCAGAGAAGATTAAAGAGAAATTAGCTTCGATGAATTTATTGGTTGAAGAATGGGGAGGTACATACCAATCACAAGATATTTCTGCAAAACAAGGTATCGGAATGAAAGAATTGTTGGAGAAAGTTTTACTTGAGGCAGAAATGCTTGAATTAAAAGCAAATCCAGACAAATTAGCATCAGGTACTGTTGTAGAAGCATACTTAGATAAAGGACGTGGATATGTATCTACGGTATTAGTACAAGCTGGTACATTGAGAGTAGGAGATTACCTATTAGCAGGATGTAACCACGGTAAAGTTCGTGCAATGCATGATGAACGTGGAAATGCAGTACAAGAAGCTGGACCATCAAGACCAATCTCTGTATTGGGATTAGACGGAGCACCAGGAGCCGGAGATAAATTCAACGTATTCGAAGAAGAAAAAGAGGCAAAACAAATTGCTGCAAAACGTACTCAATTATTACGTGAGCAATCAGTTCGTGCACAAAGACATATCACACTTGCTGAGATTGGACGTCGTATCGCTTTAGGAGATTTCAAAGAATTGAACATCATCTTAAAAGGAGACGTGGATGGATCTGTTGAAGCACTTTCGGATTCATTCTCGAAATTGTCAACAGAAGAAATTCAAATCAATATCATTCACAAAGGAGTGGGTGCCATTACAGAGTCTGACGTATTGTTAGCTTCTGCATCAGATGCAATTATCATCGGATTCAACGTTCGTCCAATGGCTTCGGCTAAAGTATTAGCGGATAAAGAGGAAATCGATATCAGAAACTACTCAATTATCTATGATGCAATTGATGACTTGAAAGACGCAATGGAAGGTATGTTATCTCCAGAGTTGAAAGAAGAAGTAACAGGTACTGCTGAAATTAGAGAGTTATTCAAAATTTCTAAAGTGGGTACAATTGCAGGATGTATGGTTATTGATGGTAAGATCTTCCGTAACTCTAAGATCCGCTTAATCCGCGAAGGTGTAGTTATCTATACAGGAGAACTTACTGCGCTTAAACGTTTCAAAGATGACGTGAAAGAAGTATCTAAAGGATATGATTGTGGTATTCAAATTAAAAACTACAACGATATCAAAGAATACGATACGATTGAAGCATTCCAAGAAGTGGAAGTTAAGAAAAAGCTTAAATAA
- a CDS encoding zinc metallopeptidase has protein sequence MIWVFMIAMMLASWWVGNRLQAKFKKYSEVHLQNGMSGAEIAQKMLLDHGIRDVRVISTPGRLTDHYNPMDKTVNLSEAVYNQRNAAAAAVAAHEVGHAVQHAQAYSWLTMRSRMVPILEVSSRFMPFVLIGGVLMLQTFPQLLLLGIVLFALTTIFSFVTLPVEYDASNRALKWLEAKHIVTPQELVGSKDALKWAARTYVVAALSSLGTLLYYVMIYMNRR, from the coding sequence ATGATATGGGTTTTTATGATTGCCATGATGCTTGCCAGTTGGTGGGTGGGTAATCGTTTACAAGCTAAATTTAAGAAGTATTCTGAGGTTCATTTACAGAATGGGATGAGTGGTGCCGAAATTGCACAAAAAATGCTTTTAGACCACGGTATTCGCGATGTACGCGTGATTTCTACACCAGGTAGATTAACTGATCACTATAATCCGATGGATAAAACGGTAAACTTAAGTGAAGCCGTATACAATCAACGTAATGCGGCAGCGGCAGCTGTAGCAGCTCACGAAGTAGGACACGCTGTGCAACATGCACAGGCTTACTCTTGGCTAACGATGCGCTCAAGAATGGTTCCCATTTTAGAAGTATCGTCTCGCTTTATGCCGTTTGTTTTAATTGGAGGTGTATTAATGCTGCAAACGTTTCCTCAACTATTGTTATTGGGAATTGTCCTTTTCGCGTTGACTACGATATTCTCTTTTGTAACACTACCAGTTGAATATGATGCGAGTAATCGTGCATTGAAATGGTTGGAGGCGAAACATATCGTAACTCCTCAAGAATTAGTAGGCTCTAAAGATGCCTTGAAATGGGCTGCAAGAACGTATGTAGTAGCGGCGCTTTCTTCTTTAGGGACATTGCTATACTATGTAATGATTTACATGAATAGAAGGTAA
- a CDS encoding endonuclease/exonuclease/phosphatase family protein, producing MPRLFKTSLVFLLVLAPLLLFSQVKIMTWNLKNVGSSKTEENISYIAQIMKQADVVAIQEVVTNPSGAQTILALHEELNRKSGAKWEYALSDPTVSSPYRSERYAYLWKTKQLKLQKKAFLEPTYQMEIEREPYMATFQHKDFQFTLVSLHALPKKHQPEQEIKYLKFLPALYENKNLIFLGDFNTPESNSVFNPLKKQGYTPAFTDQKTSLRQKCIKGDCLASEYDNIFLQQELFTVKTSKAILFFEDFETIKEANKVSDHIPLLIEIE from the coding sequence ATGCCTCGTTTATTTAAAACCTCCTTGGTTTTCCTTTTGGTACTTGCCCCACTTCTGTTATTTTCACAAGTTAAAATCATGACTTGGAACCTAAAGAATGTCGGAAGTAGTAAAACAGAGGAAAACATCAGCTATATTGCGCAAATCATGAAACAAGCTGATGTGGTTGCTATCCAAGAAGTCGTAACAAATCCAAGTGGTGCGCAAACCATTTTAGCCCTACATGAAGAGCTCAATAGAAAAAGTGGTGCTAAATGGGAGTATGCACTCAGTGATCCTACTGTAAGTTCTCCTTATCGATCAGAACGCTATGCCTATCTGTGGAAAACGAAACAGCTCAAGCTACAAAAAAAGGCCTTTTTAGAACCAACCTATCAAATGGAAATTGAACGCGAGCCCTACATGGCTACCTTTCAACATAAAGATTTCCAATTTACCTTGGTCAGCCTACATGCATTGCCAAAAAAACACCAACCCGAACAAGAAATCAAATATTTGAAATTCTTACCTGCACTTTACGAGAATAAAAATCTTATTTTCTTAGGGGATTTCAATACACCCGAATCGAACTCTGTTTTCAACCCACTAAAGAAACAGGGATACACCCCTGCCTTTACCGATCAGAAAACATCTTTGCGCCAAAAATGCATCAAGGGAGACTGCTTGGCTAGCGAATATGACAATATTTTCTTGCAACAAGAACTTTTTACTGTCAAAACCTCCAAAGCTATTTTATTTTTTGAAGATTTTGAAACAATCAAAGAAGCAAATAAGGTTTCTGACCATATTCCTCTATTGATTGAGATAGAATAA
- a CDS encoding bifunctional riboflavin kinase/FAD synthetase, whose translation MKIFSSIGEFKTDKKVVATLGTFDGVHIGHQMIIKKLVDAAKELDAESLVLTFFPHPRMVLKQDHGIRLLNTLEEKQELLAHLGLDNLVVQKFDLDFANLTAEEFVKQVLVDTFNISKIIIGYDHRFGKNRTADIHDLKRFGAFYGFEVEEISAQEIDHVSISSTKIRTALEGGNIALANEFLGHAYHFSGKVIHGKKLGRTLGFPTANFEISESYKMIPQNGIYVVESEIEGERVKGMMSIGINPTFVNHPHTIEVNFLDWSGDLYNKTLKVRILDRIRDEQKFNSLEELIACLKQDELATRAYFDRHVEKSTTTR comes from the coding sequence GTGAAAATATTTTCTTCCATTGGCGAATTTAAAACAGATAAAAAAGTTGTTGCAACACTAGGAACCTTTGATGGTGTACATATTGGACATCAAATGATTATCAAGAAGTTAGTGGATGCTGCCAAAGAATTGGATGCTGAAAGTTTGGTATTAACCTTCTTTCCACATCCGCGAATGGTATTGAAACAAGATCACGGTATTCGCTTGCTTAATACTTTAGAAGAAAAGCAAGAACTATTAGCGCACTTAGGCTTAGACAATCTTGTGGTACAAAAGTTCGATTTGGACTTTGCAAATCTAACTGCTGAAGAATTTGTCAAACAAGTATTAGTTGATACTTTTAATATTTCTAAGATTATAATTGGATATGATCACCGTTTTGGAAAAAATAGAACAGCAGATATTCACGATTTAAAGCGTTTTGGTGCATTTTACGGATTTGAGGTGGAGGAGATTTCTGCACAGGAAATCGATCATGTTTCGATTAGTTCAACAAAGATTCGAACAGCATTAGAGGGAGGGAATATAGCTTTAGCGAATGAGTTCTTAGGTCATGCCTACCATTTCTCAGGTAAAGTAATTCACGGTAAAAAACTGGGCCGTACATTAGGTTTTCCAACTGCTAATTTTGAAATTTCTGAATCGTATAAAATGATTCCACAAAATGGCATTTATGTGGTGGAGTCTGAAATAGAAGGGGAACGAGTAAAAGGAATGATGAGCATTGGTATTAATCCTACTTTTGTGAATCACCCCCATACAATAGAAGTAAATTTTCTAGATTGGTCGGGAGATTTATATAATAAAACGTTAAAAGTTCGTATCTTGGATCGCATTAGAGATGAACAAAAATTTAACTCGCTCGAAGAGCTTATCGCTTGTCTAAAACAAGATGAATTAGCAACGCGAGCTTATTTTGACCGCCATGTGGAAAAAAGCACTACAACCCGTTGA
- a CDS encoding HTTM domain-containing protein, translating into MWKKALQPVDNAPLIIFRIFFGFLFACESFGAIATGWVRLNMVDVKFTFSHIYMDFLQVLVGPQMYVYFFVMGLTSLAVMLGYRYKWSMPLLTLLWAGTYFLQKTSYNNHYYLLMIICVYMCFLPAASYKSLDVKANRVKEELAMPLYFNWIFIFQVSVLYVYGTIAKFYPDWLDGTFTEIMYQSANIPDFFKTIFTQKEFYLIIAYLGIIFDGLIVPALLWKRTRTLALIASFIFHLFNSVTLHIGIFPYFALTFALFFYPSDQIRRIFLKKKPVLEQKENFATPQLSKPVLGFLAVFMFIQFALPLRQHFIEGDILWTDEAHRLSWRMMLRSRGGYTNFIVEDKNTKERSIYNTEGVLSRKQEARLSTSDMIWQMAQYIKKEYAAKGIDVAVYADSWVSVNGREYSRYIDENVDLASVPWNYFGHSEWILDKPF; encoded by the coding sequence ATGTGGAAAAAAGCACTACAACCCGTTGATAATGCCCCTTTAATTATATTTAGAATTTTTTTCGGATTTTTATTTGCCTGTGAATCTTTTGGCGCTATTGCTACGGGATGGGTAAGATTGAATATGGTAGACGTCAAGTTTACCTTCTCCCATATTTATATGGATTTTTTGCAAGTCCTAGTAGGGCCGCAAATGTATGTTTACTTTTTTGTAATGGGACTTACGTCCTTAGCTGTAATGCTTGGGTATCGCTATAAATGGTCTATGCCTTTGCTGACTTTACTTTGGGCAGGCACCTACTTTTTACAGAAAACATCGTATAATAATCACTATTATCTCTTGATGATTATTTGTGTTTATATGTGTTTTTTACCTGCTGCATCCTATAAATCGTTAGATGTTAAAGCCAATCGCGTCAAAGAAGAATTAGCTATGCCGCTTTATTTTAATTGGATTTTTATCTTTCAAGTGAGCGTATTGTACGTATACGGTACGATTGCAAAGTTTTATCCGGATTGGTTGGACGGTACCTTTACTGAAATTATGTATCAATCGGCTAATATTCCCGATTTTTTCAAAACAATATTTACTCAGAAAGAATTTTACTTGATTATTGCCTACTTAGGAATTATATTCGATGGACTGATTGTTCCAGCTTTGTTGTGGAAACGTACGCGTACCCTGGCTTTAATCGCTTCTTTCATCTTTCACTTGTTCAATTCTGTCACTTTACATATTGGAATTTTCCCTTATTTCGCTCTTACGTTTGCGTTATTCTTCTATCCTTCCGATCAAATTCGACGTATCTTTTTGAAAAAGAAACCCGTTTTAGAACAAAAGGAAAATTTCGCAACTCCTCAGTTAAGCAAACCTGTTTTAGGGTTTTTAGCTGTATTTATGTTTATTCAATTTGCTTTGCCTTTAAGACAACATTTTATAGAAGGGGATATCTTATGGACAGATGAGGCTCATCGTTTAAGTTGGCGCATGATGTTGCGTTCTAGAGGGGGATATACCAATTTTATTGTAGAAGATAAAAACACAAAAGAACGCAGTATTTATAATACAGAAGGCGTGTTAAGTAGAAAACAAGAAGCTCGTTTAAGCACATCCGATATGATTTGGCAAATGGCACAGTATATAAAGAAAGAATATGCCGCTAAAGGTATAGATGTTGCCGTTTATGCTGACAGTTGGGTTTCCGTTAACGGACGTGAGTATAGCCGTTATATCGATGAGAATGTCGATTTAGCAAGTGTGCCTTGGAATTACTTTGGGCATAGTGAATGGATTTTGGATAAACCTTTTTAA
- a CDS encoding UDP-2,3-diacylglucosamine diphosphatase has product MNFTIDTTKGVYFASDQHFGAPTREKSMPREQLFLAWLNEKEEDMGALFILGDLFDFWFEYKTVVPKGFVRILGKLAMLRDKGIPIYFFVGNHDLWMNDYFQTELGIPVFHEPQVFTINGKRFFIGHGDGLGPGDLGYKRMKKVFTNRFSKWLFNWLHPDIGVRLAQYLSVKNKLISGAEDVRFLGEDNEWLVLYAKRKLEQQHYDYFVFGHRHLPMVIDLNQQSKYINLGDWINYFTYGHFDGEFHLEKYKKPSE; this is encoded by the coding sequence GTGAATTTTACTATTGATACAACAAAAGGGGTTTACTTTGCTTCTGATCAACATTTCGGAGCGCCTACACGTGAAAAAAGCATGCCGCGAGAACAGCTTTTTTTAGCATGGCTGAACGAAAAGGAAGAAGACATGGGGGCTTTATTCATCTTGGGCGATTTATTCGACTTCTGGTTTGAATATAAAACGGTTGTACCCAAAGGATTTGTTCGTATACTTGGCAAATTAGCCATGCTAAGAGACAAGGGAATCCCCATCTACTTCTTTGTTGGCAATCACGATTTATGGATGAATGACTACTTCCAAACGGAGTTAGGTATACCTGTTTTTCATGAACCCCAAGTTTTCACCATCAATGGGAAGCGTTTTTTCATTGGACATGGAGATGGCTTAGGTCCTGGAGATTTAGGGTACAAACGAATGAAAAAAGTCTTTACCAATCGATTTTCTAAATGGTTATTCAATTGGTTACACCCTGATATTGGTGTGCGTTTAGCACAATACTTATCTGTAAAGAACAAATTAATCTCAGGAGCTGAAGATGTGCGCTTCTTAGGAGAAGACAACGAATGGCTAGTCCTTTATGCAAAGCGAAAATTAGAACAACAACACTATGACTACTTTGTATTTGGACACCGCCACCTACCGATGGTGATTGATTTAAATCAACAATCAAAATATATCAACTTAGGGGATTGGATTAATTACTTTACCTATGGTCACTTTGACGGTGAATTTCACCTTGAAAAATATAAAAAGCCTTCTGAATAG
- a CDS encoding 6-pyruvoyl trahydropterin synthase family protein, which yields MSKIRITKQFTFETGHALYGYDGKCRNVHGHSYKLAVTVIGTPITDSSNVKFGMVIDFSDLKKIVKEEIVDIFDHATVFNKNTPHVELAQELKDRGHHVILVDYQPTSENMVIDFANKIKNRLPENLALFSLRLQETDSSYAEWYQSDNL from the coding sequence ATGTCTAAAATTAGAATTACAAAACAATTTACGTTCGAAACAGGTCATGCATTATATGGATATGACGGTAAATGTCGCAATGTACACGGACACAGCTATAAACTAGCTGTTACAGTAATTGGTACACCTATCACCGATTCCTCTAATGTAAAATTTGGGATGGTAATTGATTTCAGTGATCTAAAGAAAATAGTAAAAGAAGAAATTGTAGATATTTTTGATCATGCTACAGTCTTCAATAAAAACACACCTCACGTTGAGTTAGCACAAGAGCTGAAAGACCGTGGACACCACGTAATTTTAGTTGATTACCAACCAACAAGTGAAAATATGGTGATTGATTTTGCCAATAAAATCAAGAATCGTTTACCGGAGAATCTTGCTTTGTTTTCGTTGCGTTTACAAGAAACAGATTCATCTTATGCAGAATGGTATCAATCTGATAATCTATAG
- a CDS encoding enoyl-CoA hydratase/isomerase family protein encodes MQQNANIKTAIADKIATITFYSPASNSFPSFLLEELTTAITQLDSNTEVTTVILQSEGTGAFCAGASFDELLAIQDKATGKKFFSGFAHVINAIRKSPKIFIGRIHGKTVGGGVGLAASCDYCFATTQASIKLSELAIGIGPFVIEPAVSRKIGKTAFTSMSLAAHEWKTASWAQQQGLYDEVYETTERLDLELHTFAQRVSAYNPEALTEMKQIFWEGTSNWDELLTERAEISGRLVLSDFTINALNAFKNK; translated from the coding sequence ATGCAACAAAACGCCAATATAAAAACCGCCATAGCGGATAAAATTGCAACTATTACGTTTTATAGCCCTGCAAGTAACTCATTTCCAAGCTTCTTATTAGAAGAGTTAACTACTGCAATTACACAATTAGACAGTAACACGGAGGTTACCACTGTTATTCTTCAAAGTGAAGGAACAGGTGCTTTTTGCGCAGGTGCTTCTTTTGATGAATTATTGGCTATCCAAGACAAAGCCACAGGAAAGAAATTCTTTTCTGGTTTTGCTCATGTGATCAATGCCATCCGCAAAAGTCCAAAAATATTTATCGGCCGTATTCACGGAAAAACGGTAGGCGGAGGAGTTGGATTAGCAGCTTCTTGTGATTATTGTTTCGCTACAACACAGGCGTCTATCAAATTATCTGAGTTAGCCATTGGTATTGGTCCATTTGTTATCGAACCTGCTGTATCGAGAAAAATAGGAAAAACCGCTTTTACTTCCATGTCTTTAGCTGCACACGAATGGAAAACAGCTTCTTGGGCACAACAACAGGGTTTATATGATGAAGTGTATGAAACGACAGAGCGATTAGATCTTGAACTCCACACTTTTGCACAGCGCGTAAGCGCCTATAACCCAGAGGCCTTAACCGAAATGAAACAAATCTTTTGGGAAGGAACTTCAAATTGGGATGAATTACTAACAGAAAGAGCAGAGATTTCTGGTCGTTTAGTATTATCAGATTTCACAATTAACGCGTTAAACGCTTTTAAAAATAAATAA